From Carettochelys insculpta isolate YL-2023 chromosome 3, ASM3395843v1, whole genome shotgun sequence, a single genomic window includes:
- the HDDC2 gene encoding 5'-deoxynucleotidase HDDC2 isoform X1, whose product MAAAPLAGAAGNLLQFLRLVGQLKRVPRTGWVYRNVEKPESVSDHMYRMAIMALVTEDKHLNKDRCIRLALVHDMAECIVGDIAPADNISKEEKHQREEESVFQAAMKHLTQLLSEDLRKEIYELWEEYEHQSTAEARFVKELDQCEMILQAAEYEQLEKMPGRLQDFYDSTAGKFNHPEVVQLVSSINTERDTKIAATKSKPCS is encoded by the exons ATGGCCGCGGCCCCGCTGGCCGGCGCTGCCGGGAATCTGCTGCAGTTCCTgaggctggtggggcagctcaag AGAGTACCACGAACAGGCTGGGTGTACAGGAATGTAGAGAAACCAGAGAGTGTATCAGATCACATGTACAGGATGGCAATCATGGCGTTGGTAACTGAAGACAAACATCTTAATAAAGACAG GTGTATACGATTAGCTCTGGTTCACGATATGGCTGAATGCATTGTTGGAGACATAGCACCTGCAGATAACATCTCCAAAGAGGAGAAACATCAGCGAGAGGAG GAGTCTGTCTTTCAGGCAGCTATGAAACATTTGACCCAGCTACTATCAGAGGACCTGAGAAAAGAAATCTATGAACTTTGGGAA GAATATGAACACCAGTCTACAGCAGAAGCCAGATTTGTAAAAGAGCTGGATCAGTGTGAGATGATACTCCAAGCAGCCGAGTATGAACAGTTGGAAAAAATGCCTGGAAGACTTCAAGACTTCTATGATTCAACTGCag gaAAATTTAATCACCCAGAAGTGGTCCAGCTTGTGTCTTCCATTAACACAGAAAGAGATACAAAAATAGCTGCTACAAAAAGTAAACCATGTTCTTAA
- the HDDC2 gene encoding 5'-deoxynucleotidase HDDC2 isoform X3, translating to MLHARRPVSKTSLQKRVPRTGWVYRNVEKPESVSDHMYRMAIMALVTEDKHLNKDRCIRLALVHDMAECIVGDIAPADNISKEEKHQREEESVFQAAMKHLTQLLSEDLRKEIYELWEEYEHQSTAEARFVKELDQCEMILQAAEYEQLEKMPGRLQDFYDSTAGKFNHPEVVQLVSSINTERDTKIAATKSKPCS from the exons ATGCTGCACGCTCGGCGGCCAGTTTCCAAAACATCTCTGCAAAAG AGAGTACCACGAACAGGCTGGGTGTACAGGAATGTAGAGAAACCAGAGAGTGTATCAGATCACATGTACAGGATGGCAATCATGGCGTTGGTAACTGAAGACAAACATCTTAATAAAGACAG GTGTATACGATTAGCTCTGGTTCACGATATGGCTGAATGCATTGTTGGAGACATAGCACCTGCAGATAACATCTCCAAAGAGGAGAAACATCAGCGAGAGGAG GAGTCTGTCTTTCAGGCAGCTATGAAACATTTGACCCAGCTACTATCAGAGGACCTGAGAAAAGAAATCTATGAACTTTGGGAA GAATATGAACACCAGTCTACAGCAGAAGCCAGATTTGTAAAAGAGCTGGATCAGTGTGAGATGATACTCCAAGCAGCCGAGTATGAACAGTTGGAAAAAATGCCTGGAAGACTTCAAGACTTCTATGATTCAACTGCag gaAAATTTAATCACCCAGAAGTGGTCCAGCTTGTGTCTTCCATTAACACAGAAAGAGATACAAAAATAGCTGCTACAAAAAGTAAACCATGTTCTTAA
- the HDDC2 gene encoding 5'-deoxynucleotidase HDDC2 isoform X2, which translates to MAAAPLAGAAGNLLQFLRLVGQLKRVPRTGWVYRNVEKPESVSDHMYRMAIMALVTEDKHLNKDRCIRLALVHDMAECIVGDIAPADNISKEEKHQREEAAMKHLTQLLSEDLRKEIYELWEEYEHQSTAEARFVKELDQCEMILQAAEYEQLEKMPGRLQDFYDSTAGKFNHPEVVQLVSSINTERDTKIAATKSKPCS; encoded by the exons ATGGCCGCGGCCCCGCTGGCCGGCGCTGCCGGGAATCTGCTGCAGTTCCTgaggctggtggggcagctcaag AGAGTACCACGAACAGGCTGGGTGTACAGGAATGTAGAGAAACCAGAGAGTGTATCAGATCACATGTACAGGATGGCAATCATGGCGTTGGTAACTGAAGACAAACATCTTAATAAAGACAG GTGTATACGATTAGCTCTGGTTCACGATATGGCTGAATGCATTGTTGGAGACATAGCACCTGCAGATAACATCTCCAAAGAGGAGAAACATCAGCGAGAGGAG GCAGCTATGAAACATTTGACCCAGCTACTATCAGAGGACCTGAGAAAAGAAATCTATGAACTTTGGGAA GAATATGAACACCAGTCTACAGCAGAAGCCAGATTTGTAAAAGAGCTGGATCAGTGTGAGATGATACTCCAAGCAGCCGAGTATGAACAGTTGGAAAAAATGCCTGGAAGACTTCAAGACTTCTATGATTCAACTGCag gaAAATTTAATCACCCAGAAGTGGTCCAGCTTGTGTCTTCCATTAACACAGAAAGAGATACAAAAATAGCTGCTACAAAAAGTAAACCATGTTCTTAA